One genomic region from Sphingobacterium sp. UGAL515B_05 encodes:
- a CDS encoding glycoside hydrolase family 28 protein, producing the protein MMKKIFRFLLLLTSIAILSNAHAQGKFPDGTAISKWFETVKSTEIGTLGEKFLITDFGVVADSTIVQTAKIQQAIDKAYQSGGGVVVVPKGIYLSGSLFFKPKTHLHLEEGAVLKGSDDIADFALAETRMEGQTVKYFLALVNADQVDGFTISGKGTLDGNGLRYWRSFWLRRQFNPQCTNMDEMRPRLLYVSNSKDVQISGIRLINSPFWTSHYYKCENLKLIGLHISAPKEPVKAPSSDAIDLDVCRNVLIKDCYLSVNDDAIALKGGKGPKSDKDPNNGPNSNIIIENCFFGFCHSALTCGSESIHSYNVIFRNNTLDKARKLLQLKMRPDTPQEYENILIENVKGNVNSMLFIKPWTQFFDLKGEKDIKMSYARNIVLRNIDLDCDIVFDVLNSEQYVLSDFTFQNMHVRAAKDPAIHREYIKNFVLNNVTVNNKKQ; encoded by the coding sequence ATGATGAAAAAAATCTTTCGATTTTTACTCCTGCTTACATCAATTGCGATCTTGTCCAATGCACATGCGCAAGGAAAGTTTCCGGACGGAACAGCAATCTCAAAATGGTTCGAGACTGTAAAATCGACTGAGATCGGAACGCTCGGAGAGAAATTTCTCATCACGGATTTTGGTGTGGTCGCAGATAGCACCATCGTGCAAACTGCCAAAATCCAACAAGCAATTGATAAAGCATATCAAAGTGGAGGCGGTGTCGTCGTCGTACCTAAAGGGATCTATCTGAGTGGTTCATTATTTTTTAAACCAAAGACACACTTGCACTTGGAAGAAGGGGCTGTGTTAAAAGGAAGTGATGATATCGCAGATTTTGCGCTAGCGGAGACTCGAATGGAAGGTCAGACAGTGAAATATTTTTTGGCGCTTGTCAATGCGGATCAGGTGGATGGATTTACAATTTCGGGCAAAGGCACACTCGATGGAAACGGGTTGCGCTACTGGCGATCCTTTTGGCTTCGAAGACAGTTTAATCCACAATGCACAAATATGGACGAGATGCGCCCACGCTTACTTTATGTTTCCAATAGCAAGGACGTACAAATATCGGGCATTCGTTTGATCAATTCACCGTTTTGGACCTCACATTATTATAAATGTGAAAATCTCAAATTGATCGGTTTGCACATTTCGGCGCCAAAGGAACCTGTGAAAGCGCCTAGTTCAGATGCGATTGATTTGGATGTCTGCCGCAATGTATTGATTAAGGATTGTTACTTATCCGTTAACGATGATGCGATCGCATTAAAAGGAGGTAAAGGGCCTAAGTCCGACAAAGATCCTAATAATGGACCTAATTCAAATATTATTATTGAGAACTGTTTCTTTGGATTTTGTCATAGTGCACTGACTTGTGGTAGTGAATCTATTCATAGCTATAATGTGATTTTTAGGAACAATACCTTAGATAAAGCACGCAAGCTGTTGCAGTTAAAGATGCGGCCAGATACGCCACAGGAATATGAAAACATTTTGATCGAAAATGTAAAGGGAAATGTCAATAGCATGTTGTTTATTAAACCTTGGACCCAATTTTTTGATTTGAAGGGCGAGAAAGATATTAAAATGTCCTATGCAAGAAATATTGTCCTACGCAATATAGATCTGGATTGCGACATCGTATTCGATGTCCTCAATTCGGAACAATATGTGCTGTCGGATTTTACATTTCAAAATATGCACGTCCGTGCAGCCAAAGATCCAGCGATTCACAGGGAATATATTAAAAACTTTGTCCTAAATAATGTAACTGTTAATAATAAAAAGCAATAA
- a CDS encoding glycoside hydrolase family 28 protein produces MKYKSIFALILLSIAFTRLSVAQISKINQDDIKIKAPFEIPVFKVPNFEHCKNYDIRDFGARQGDKESTTTAIAKAIVLATTSGGNIIIPPGEWSTKAIHLKSNVNLHVSAGATLLFSGDPKDYLPAVHSSWEGLECYNYSPLIYAYEATNVAITGKGTIKADLTVWEKWFPRPKPHMESIKNLYNWAQEGMPVEQRLMVNDTSNLRPQFIQFNRCQHVRVEDIKIRNSPFWTLHLYLTKDALIRGIDIYAHGHNNDGIDPEMSQNVLIENCVFDQGMMLLP; encoded by the coding sequence ATGAAATATAAATCAATCTTCGCCCTTATTTTACTATCGATCGCTTTTACTCGATTGAGCGTCGCGCAGATCAGCAAGATCAACCAAGACGATATTAAAATCAAAGCTCCTTTTGAAATCCCAGTATTTAAGGTCCCAAATTTCGAGCATTGTAAAAACTACGATATCCGCGATTTTGGTGCACGTCAGGGTGACAAGGAAAGTACTACCACAGCAATCGCGAAGGCAATTGTGCTAGCGACAACATCGGGTGGCAATATCATTATTCCTCCTGGAGAATGGTCAACCAAGGCAATACACCTAAAGAGCAATGTTAACTTACATGTCAGTGCAGGAGCAACCTTATTATTTTCGGGCGACCCGAAAGACTATTTACCTGCTGTTCACAGTAGCTGGGAAGGGCTTGAGTGCTATAATTATTCGCCATTGATCTATGCATACGAAGCGACAAATGTTGCCATTACCGGTAAGGGAACCATAAAAGCAGATCTGACTGTTTGGGAGAAATGGTTTCCGAGACCAAAGCCGCACATGGAAAGCATCAAAAATCTCTATAATTGGGCACAAGAAGGGATGCCTGTGGAACAGCGTCTCATGGTCAACGACACATCTAACCTTAGACCTCAGTTTATTCAATTTAACCGTTGCCAACATGTGAGGGTCGAAGATATCAAGATCCGAAACAGTCCTTTTTGGACCTTGCATCTCTACCTAACGAAAGATGCGCTTATCCGTGGCATCGACATCTACGCCCATGGGCATAACAATGATGGAATTGACCCAGAAATGAGTCAGAATGTATTGATTGAAAATTGTGTATTTGACCAGGGGATGATGCTATTGCCTTGA
- a CDS encoding sialate O-acetylesterase: protein MKKILFSFILAGIAFSTQAKVTLPHVFGSNMVLQQGKPVVVWGHADPQEKIEVRLKGLIRKTVADQKGAWRVTFTAQKASFDAFTMEVKGDNTILLKNVVVGEVWLCSGQSNMEYTMQLHKGYKKPAVGVDRAEEELRQPGNPKIRLFLVAKKKGQQDDVETKGWEVADPNSLAQFSAPGYFFGKTLQQQLNVPVGLISSSWGGSRIEPWTPLEAYQNSSTFKQETRNGETKIEHAVAGEMYEAMIRPLAPFAMKGFIWYQGESNLMFEDARYYAKQKLLIDTWRKNWKDKNMPFYYVQIAPYYYSKRKDKTQHHVEALPWFWEIQTKCMNIKNSGMAVVTDLVDDLSDIHPSYKWEVGRRLALWPLAFDYGQKNIVFSGPQYKSKKIVGNNVILNFKHVGSGLQCKGDQLTWFEVAGADGKFVPAEAKIEGDHVVVSAASVRSPKQVRFGWHETARPNFFNKEGLPTLPFRTE from the coding sequence ATGAAGAAAATCCTCTTTTCCTTTATTTTGGCAGGTATTGCGTTCAGTACACAGGCTAAAGTCACTTTACCACATGTTTTTGGATCGAATATGGTTCTTCAGCAAGGAAAACCAGTGGTGGTATGGGGGCATGCGGATCCTCAGGAGAAGATTGAAGTCAGATTGAAAGGTTTGATAAGGAAAACAGTGGCCGATCAAAAAGGAGCATGGCGTGTTACCTTTACTGCTCAAAAAGCAAGTTTTGATGCATTTACTATGGAAGTAAAGGGAGATAATACCATTTTGCTGAAAAATGTTGTTGTGGGTGAAGTTTGGCTATGTTCAGGGCAGTCTAATATGGAGTATACGATGCAGTTACATAAGGGTTATAAGAAGCCTGCGGTTGGAGTTGATCGGGCTGAGGAAGAATTGCGACAACCTGGAAATCCGAAAATTCGGTTATTCCTTGTTGCCAAAAAGAAAGGGCAGCAGGACGATGTGGAAACTAAAGGGTGGGAAGTAGCGGATCCGAATTCACTCGCGCAATTTTCGGCTCCGGGTTATTTCTTTGGAAAGACCCTGCAACAACAGCTGAACGTTCCCGTGGGATTGATCAGCTCATCTTGGGGAGGTAGTAGGATAGAGCCCTGGACACCCTTGGAAGCCTATCAAAACTCCAGCACTTTTAAACAGGAAACCCGAAATGGGGAAACGAAAATTGAGCATGCTGTTGCCGGAGAAATGTATGAAGCGATGATCCGTCCATTGGCGCCTTTTGCGATGAAAGGATTTATCTGGTATCAAGGTGAAAGCAATCTGATGTTTGAGGATGCTCGTTACTATGCAAAACAGAAATTGCTGATCGATACCTGGCGTAAAAACTGGAAGGACAAAAATATGCCTTTTTACTATGTTCAGATTGCCCCTTATTATTATAGTAAAAGAAAGGATAAAACACAGCATCATGTAGAGGCGTTGCCTTGGTTTTGGGAGATTCAGACAAAATGCATGAACATTAAAAATTCGGGAATGGCTGTAGTCACTGATTTGGTCGACGACCTATCTGACATACACCCCTCCTATAAATGGGAAGTAGGACGTCGCTTGGCATTATGGCCACTGGCATTTGACTATGGTCAAAAGAATATTGTTTTTTCAGGACCACAATATAAGAGTAAAAAGATAGTCGGAAATAACGTAATCCTGAACTTTAAGCATGTTGGCAGCGGATTGCAATGTAAAGGCGATCAATTGACCTGGTTTGAGGTTGCTGGAGCAGATGGTAAATTTGTACCTGCAGAAGCAAAAATTGAAGGTGATCATGTCGTTGTATCCGCTGCTTCGGTAAGGTCACCAAAACAGGTACGCTTTGGTTGGCATGAAACAGCGCGTCCCAATTTTTTTAATAAGGAAGGATTGCCTACTTTACCTTTTAGAACGGAGTAG
- a CDS encoding rhamnogalacturonan acetylesterase, whose protein sequence is MKHTIKWIGMALTAVLLISFAKQQDRPTIYLIGDSTVKNSNKEYWGWGTLLPELLDTTRIRVDNHAMAGRSTRTFVKEGRWAKVDSLFKPGDFLLIQFGHNEGSKPDTSKQGYRGVLRGIGQDSVVLDWGNGKKETVHTYGENLRRFVIEAKKKGVTPILLSMIPRNQWDNQGKVKRADNDFGLWARQIAEEQGVPFLDLNSITADKYDQLGAERVKSNYFPGDHTHTNKAGARENALSVIEGFRRIKSQLVQYIK, encoded by the coding sequence ATGAAGCATACAATAAAATGGATAGGGATGGCACTGACAGCCGTTCTTTTGATATCCTTTGCGAAACAGCAAGATAGACCTACGATTTATCTTATCGGTGATTCGACCGTTAAGAACAGCAATAAGGAATATTGGGGCTGGGGTACCCTGCTTCCTGAATTATTGGATACGACACGAATCCGTGTAGACAATCATGCGATGGCGGGGCGTAGTACACGAACATTTGTCAAAGAAGGAAGATGGGCAAAAGTTGATTCTTTGTTCAAGCCGGGAGATTTCTTATTGATTCAGTTTGGCCATAACGAGGGCAGTAAGCCCGATACCAGCAAACAAGGCTATCGGGGTGTGCTACGGGGCATCGGCCAGGACTCCGTTGTGCTGGATTGGGGAAATGGAAAGAAGGAGACCGTACACACTTACGGTGAAAACCTGCGTCGTTTTGTGATTGAAGCAAAGAAAAAGGGGGTAACACCAATTTTGTTATCCATGATTCCGCGCAACCAATGGGATAATCAAGGTAAGGTGAAACGGGCCGACAACGACTTTGGCTTGTGGGCTAGGCAGATTGCAGAAGAACAGGGCGTTCCTTTTTTGGATCTGAATAGTATTACCGCAGATAAATATGATCAGCTTGGTGCTGAACGGGTAAAATCCAATTATTTTCCAGGTGACCATACACATACGAATAAAGCTGGAGCAAGAGAAAATGCATTGTCTGTTATCGAAGGATTTCGGAGGATTAAAAGCCAATTAGTACAATACATTAAATAA
- a CDS encoding glycoside hydrolase family 2 protein, with translation MLKIRIVFFALLYVMMAHSASAQTMKQIRYLSGTDNVHTVNWDFWVTGGRKAGKWDKIAVPGHWEQQGFGAYNYGRDYVTYGKNFIFHDEKGLYRHQFTVPKNWKGKKISLVFEGSMTDTEVKINGKLAGDIHQGAFYQFKYDVTEKISFDKANILEATVSKMSSDKSVNNAERLADYWILGGIYRPVYLEATPQEHISWTAIDAKADGTFRSNVHLESLSKATNLQVEIKDLKGNVIANQKFPIMAKDSVKLIEMKVEKPLLWTAETPNLYQVTYTLWDGKNKGYQSQDRFGFRTIEVREGDGIYVNGVKVKMKGVNRHVWWPETGRSVNAQLDLNDVKLIKEMNMNAVRCSHYPPDRSFLAYCDSLGLYVLDELAGWQKAYSTVVGKKLVREMVIRDANHPSIILWSNGNEGGHNKELVDEYKKYDLSARTVIHAHHRPGNAINGIDCNHYEDFYSTKKILEGPNIYMPTEFLHAQDDGGAAAGLADIWELHWNAKLGAGGFIWDFADEGIVRTDFNNVIDVNRVNAPDGILGPHREKEGSFYAIREIYSPVHITMKKLPADFNGTIPVENRYHFTDLKDCRFEGKLITYKQPYAEEAGVDSVLNLKINSPVLAPTQKGNVRLNLPSDWKQYDALILMATDSHGEEIYTWTWRIKSNQALTAEILPLKSSTDVEAKEDSVNYILKASGITAFISKKTGLLVDLANDYSMKLAFNNGPVLIDGQSELKSAKRWQDGKNEVVEFMFDGNLSFIRWTMRPDGWLKLDYAYNMKKTVPYAGVSFNFPENYIIGAKWLGNGPYRVWKNRMQGVTLNTWEKMYNDGKAGIGPWAFPEFKGYFSDVSWVQFNTVQGKFLVATDQEDLFVRLFEFYGISGPKGYPQLPSGDISFLDAIPPIGTKLALGINGNAAVNGPAGELNQMDKRINRTLYFYFGTPKGEKENTQFVMPKVNVLTD, from the coding sequence ATGCTTAAAATTCGAATTGTCTTCTTTGCTTTGCTATACGTTATGATGGCACATAGTGCCTCAGCACAAACGATGAAGCAAATACGCTATCTCTCAGGAACGGACAACGTTCATACGGTCAATTGGGACTTCTGGGTAACTGGGGGACGTAAGGCTGGAAAATGGGATAAGATTGCGGTTCCCGGTCATTGGGAACAACAGGGATTTGGGGCTTATAACTATGGTCGGGACTATGTGACCTATGGCAAGAATTTCATCTTTCACGATGAGAAAGGTTTGTACCGGCATCAATTTACTGTTCCAAAAAACTGGAAAGGTAAAAAAATAAGCCTTGTGTTTGAAGGTTCGATGACAGATACCGAAGTTAAGATCAACGGTAAGCTGGCTGGAGATATCCACCAAGGTGCTTTCTATCAGTTTAAGTACGATGTCACCGAGAAGATCAGCTTTGACAAGGCCAATATATTGGAAGCGACTGTATCAAAAATGTCATCTGATAAATCTGTTAACAATGCGGAGCGCCTTGCAGATTATTGGATTTTAGGCGGTATTTATAGACCTGTATACCTCGAGGCGACACCACAAGAGCATATCAGTTGGACAGCTATCGACGCCAAAGCAGATGGAACTTTTCGAAGCAACGTGCATTTAGAAAGTTTGTCTAAAGCCACAAATCTACAGGTGGAGATCAAAGATCTGAAGGGCAACGTGATCGCAAATCAGAAGTTTCCGATTATGGCGAAAGATTCGGTAAAATTGATCGAAATGAAAGTGGAAAAACCGTTATTGTGGACAGCGGAGACGCCAAACTTGTATCAGGTCACGTACACCCTATGGGATGGGAAGAATAAAGGATATCAATCTCAAGATCGTTTTGGTTTCCGGACGATCGAAGTTCGAGAAGGAGATGGTATCTATGTCAATGGTGTAAAAGTGAAGATGAAAGGTGTCAACCGTCATGTATGGTGGCCCGAAACTGGACGATCTGTGAACGCACAATTGGATCTGAATGATGTTAAACTGATCAAAGAAATGAACATGAATGCGGTACGCTGTTCACATTATCCGCCAGATAGATCGTTTTTGGCCTATTGCGATTCATTGGGCTTATATGTTTTGGATGAATTGGCCGGATGGCAGAAGGCATATAGCACTGTTGTGGGTAAAAAGCTAGTGCGAGAAATGGTTATCCGAGATGCCAATCATCCTTCCATTATACTTTGGAGTAATGGCAATGAAGGCGGGCATAATAAAGAACTTGTTGATGAGTATAAAAAATATGATCTTTCGGCAAGAACGGTAATCCATGCACATCATAGACCTGGGAACGCCATCAATGGAATCGATTGCAACCATTATGAAGACTTTTATTCAACAAAAAAAATTCTGGAAGGGCCAAACATTTACATGCCGACTGAATTTCTCCATGCACAGGACGATGGCGGCGCCGCAGCAGGATTAGCAGATATATGGGAGTTGCACTGGAATGCCAAATTAGGTGCAGGCGGATTTATTTGGGATTTTGCAGATGAAGGTATCGTGCGTACAGATTTCAACAATGTGATTGATGTCAACCGCGTAAATGCCCCCGATGGAATCCTTGGGCCACATCGCGAAAAAGAGGGAAGTTTCTATGCTATTCGGGAAATCTATTCACCTGTACATATTACGATGAAGAAATTACCTGCCGACTTCAATGGAACTATTCCGGTGGAAAATCGTTATCACTTTACCGACCTAAAAGATTGCAGGTTTGAGGGTAAATTGATTACTTATAAACAGCCCTATGCCGAAGAAGCGGGGGTGGACTCGGTGTTGAATCTAAAGATAAATAGTCCTGTATTGGCTCCGACTCAAAAAGGAAACGTGCGGTTGAATTTACCGAGCGATTGGAAACAATATGATGCACTAATATTGATGGCAACTGACTCACATGGGGAGGAAATTTATACTTGGACATGGCGTATAAAATCCAATCAGGCTCTTACAGCTGAAATTCTACCTTTAAAATCTTCTACCGATGTTGAAGCGAAAGAGGACAGTGTGAATTATATCCTCAAGGCAAGCGGAATAACAGCTTTTATCTCCAAAAAAACAGGATTATTGGTTGATCTGGCCAATGATTATAGCATGAAATTAGCTTTTAATAATGGCCCGGTGCTTATTGATGGACAGTCGGAGCTGAAAAGTGCTAAACGTTGGCAGGATGGAAAAAATGAAGTTGTTGAGTTTATGTTTGATGGCAATCTAAGTTTTATCCGTTGGACGATGCGGCCAGACGGCTGGTTGAAACTTGATTATGCTTACAATATGAAAAAAACAGTGCCTTATGCCGGAGTAAGCTTCAACTTTCCTGAAAACTATATTATTGGGGCCAAATGGCTCGGTAATGGACCGTATCGCGTATGGAAGAATAGGATGCAAGGTGTCACCCTAAATACATGGGAAAAAATGTACAATGATGGAAAAGCCGGTATTGGTCCATGGGCATTTCCTGAATTTAAAGGCTACTTCTCCGATGTTAGCTGGGTACAATTCAATACAGTGCAAGGCAAGTTTTTGGTCGCAACAGATCAGGAAGATTTATTTGTGCGATTGTTCGAGTTTTACGGAATTTCCGGTCCTAAAGGATATCCGCAATTGCCGTCTGGAGATATTTCCTTTTTAGATGCTATTCCCCCTATTGGAACAAAACTGGCATTGGGAATTAATGGAAATGCTGCCGTGAATGGACCCGCGGGTGAGCTTAATCAAATGGATAAAAGGATCAACCGGACACTCTATTTTTACTTTGGAACCCCAAAAGGCGAAAAAGAAAACACACAATTTGTGATGCCTAAGGTTAATGTGTTGACTGATTAA
- a CDS encoding glycoside hydrolase family 43 protein has translation MKKQFLVTLLVILTCLVKAQSSVYLFSYFIGNGADGLHLAYSLDGLKWEPLNQGRPFLIPTVGKDRLMRDPSICQGPDGTFHLVWTTGWWDKIIGYSSSKDLVHWTEQKEIPVMVDEPDAKNAWAPELFYDKATKEYYIIWATTIPGRHKEVKTSDSEKGLNHRMYNVTTKDFKRFSKTKLYFDPEFSVIDAAIIQKGNKEYMMVLKNENSNPPEKNIRITTTKRLAKGFPTTVSKPITGNYWAEGPAPLQVGEYIYVYFDKYRDHKYGAVRSKDGINWEDVSDRVSFPKGVRHGTAFTINQTVLSNLLKAN, from the coding sequence ATGAAAAAACAATTTCTAGTCACGCTCCTCGTTATTTTAACTTGCCTCGTTAAGGCACAATCTTCTGTCTACCTTTTCTCTTATTTTATAGGTAATGGTGCTGACGGACTGCATCTTGCTTATAGTTTGGATGGTCTGAAATGGGAACCCTTGAATCAGGGAAGACCTTTCTTAATACCAACGGTCGGAAAAGATAGGCTGATGCGTGATCCCAGTATTTGCCAAGGCCCTGATGGTACCTTTCACCTTGTATGGACAACGGGTTGGTGGGATAAAATTATCGGATATTCTTCTTCCAAAGATCTTGTACATTGGACCGAACAAAAAGAAATTCCAGTCATGGTAGATGAACCTGATGCGAAAAATGCATGGGCTCCAGAGCTTTTTTACGACAAGGCGACGAAGGAATATTATATCATTTGGGCCACGACGATCCCTGGTCGACATAAAGAGGTAAAGACCAGCGACAGTGAGAAAGGCTTAAACCATCGGATGTATAACGTCACGACAAAGGATTTTAAACGTTTTTCAAAAACCAAGTTATATTTTGATCCCGAATTTAGTGTCATCGATGCGGCCATTATACAAAAAGGCAATAAGGAATACATGATGGTGTTGAAAAATGAAAATTCTAACCCACCTGAGAAAAATATTCGGATCACAACAACAAAGCGTTTAGCGAAAGGATTTCCGACGACTGTCTCTAAGCCGATTACAGGAAATTATTGGGCGGAGGGGCCTGCTCCGCTGCAGGTTGGAGAGTATATATATGTATATTTTGATAAATACCGCGACCACAAATATGGAGCTGTACGAAGCAAAGACGGCATCAACTGGGAAGATGTCTCCGATCGGGTGAGCTTTCCGAAGGGAGTACGTCATGGAACTGCTTTTACGATAAATCAAACGGTTTTATCAAATCTGTTAAAAGCAAACTGA
- a CDS encoding rhamnogalacturonan lyase — protein MKTKLILLTGALIGSLAVSGQRKMEFLDRGMVGVKTTDNAVFLSWRLLGTDDFDTAFAIYRKDGNGKQKRLNTSPLTEGTNFLDDHVDLNQDVTYILDIVAGGKEKEVAKLTLSKDQKVQQYLNIPLRTPKGYTPGDISVGDLDGDGTYELIVHQTGVGHDNAHNGITSEPIFQAYKLDGTFLWEINLGKNIREGAHYTQFMVYDLDSDGRAELVCKTADGTKDGLGNVIGDAQADWRDTVLNSRTVGRILKGPEYLTVFDGLTGKALSSVNYLPERGELSSWGDTNANRSDRFLACVAYLDGVHPSVVMTRGYYERTALAAWDFKDKKLVNRWVFDSKVRKDPYSGQGYHNLTVADVDQDGKDEIVFGSMVIDDNGKGLYSTGLGHGDALHVGDLDPERPGLEIFGIHELKGGRKGTGVALLDAKTGAILFKSAIDQDIPRGVAANIDPDHKGAYLWWLGSRDMYDTKGNRVGPAPRSTNFLIWWDADLSRELLNSNYIEKYKNGKIERIFTAIGASSINGTKSTPNLSADIFGDWREELILRADDNQSLRIYTTTIPTTQRVYTLMHDPQYRLSIAWQNVAYNQPPHTGYYLGAGMDRPVKPNIQLVKYGHKK, from the coding sequence ATGAAGACAAAACTTATTCTTTTGACCGGGGCGCTGATCGGTTCCCTAGCCGTTTCAGGCCAACGTAAAATGGAGTTTTTGGATCGGGGGATGGTGGGTGTAAAAACGACGGACAACGCTGTTTTTTTAAGCTGGCGTCTGCTTGGCACTGACGATTTTGATACGGCTTTTGCAATTTATAGAAAGGATGGGAATGGCAAGCAGAAAAGACTAAATACTTCACCTTTGACCGAAGGGACTAATTTTTTGGACGATCATGTCGATTTGAATCAAGATGTTACTTACATTTTGGATATAGTAGCCGGAGGTAAAGAAAAAGAAGTCGCTAAATTGACCTTATCGAAAGATCAAAAAGTACAGCAATACTTAAATATTCCCTTACGTACTCCCAAAGGGTACACTCCGGGTGATATTTCTGTAGGTGATTTGGATGGAGACGGGACTTACGAACTGATTGTTCATCAGACGGGTGTTGGACATGACAATGCACACAATGGGATTACTTCGGAACCTATTTTTCAGGCATATAAACTAGATGGTACTTTTCTTTGGGAAATCAATTTGGGTAAAAATATCCGGGAAGGAGCACATTATACCCAATTTATGGTATACGACCTCGATAGTGACGGCCGTGCAGAGCTGGTCTGCAAAACGGCCGACGGTACGAAAGATGGACTGGGAAATGTCATTGGTGATGCCCAGGCCGATTGGCGTGATACTGTATTAAATTCGCGGACTGTTGGTCGCATATTGAAAGGACCTGAATATTTAACCGTATTTGATGGATTGACGGGCAAAGCCCTAAGCTCTGTAAATTATTTACCAGAACGTGGAGAGCTAAGTTCATGGGGAGATACAAATGCTAATCGCAGCGATCGATTTTTAGCTTGTGTAGCCTATTTGGATGGTGTACATCCAAGTGTTGTGATGACGCGGGGATATTATGAACGGACAGCTTTGGCAGCGTGGGACTTTAAAGATAAAAAATTAGTGAACCGCTGGGTATTTGATAGCAAAGTTCGTAAAGATCCTTATTCCGGACAGGGATATCATAATCTTACGGTCGCGGATGTTGACCAGGATGGCAAAGATGAAATTGTGTTTGGTTCGATGGTTATTGATGATAATGGCAAAGGTCTATACAGTACAGGACTGGGACATGGTGATGCGCTGCATGTCGGTGACCTAGATCCTGAAAGACCCGGCCTGGAGATCTTTGGAATCCATGAACTGAAAGGAGGGCGGAAAGGGACCGGCGTGGCTTTATTGGATGCCAAAACTGGCGCAATATTGTTTAAAAGTGCAATAGACCAAGATATTCCCCGCGGTGTTGCTGCAAATATAGATCCCGATCATAAAGGGGCGTATCTGTGGTGGCTGGGATCTAGAGATATGTACGATACCAAAGGTAATCGTGTAGGGCCGGCGCCGAGATCGACCAATTTTCTGATCTGGTGGGATGCCGATTTGAGCCGGGAACTTTTAAACAGTAACTATATTGAAAAATATAAAAATGGGAAAATAGAACGAATCTTTACGGCGATTGGAGCATCATCGATCAATGGAACTAAAAGTACACCTAACCTGAGCGCGGATATCTTTGGCGATTGGCGTGAAGAATTGATCCTACGTGCAGATGACAACCAAAGCCTACGTATCTATACAACAACGATCCCTACAACACAAAGGGTATATACGTTGATGCATGATCCACAGTATCGCTTGAGCATAGCATGGCAGAATGTGGCTTACAATCAACCGCCACATACGGGGTATTATCTCGGTGCAGGTATGGATCGTCCAGTCAAGCCGAACATTCAGCTGGTTAAGTATGGCCATAAAAAATAG
- a CDS encoding glycosyl hydrolase family 28 protein gives MKSGRNPEGWRLKTPTKNIVIRNCEIRDGHQLLAVGSELSGGIENIYVNNCTVLPNEKLMHLLFIKTNERMGGYVKNIYFSKIKAQNVKEGILGIDTDVLYQWRNLVPTKVKKLTPITNVYLSHIKAEVGQFVSKINGNPELPIQTIRLKDVHLKKTTSTAIQNKYVNDFSYTNSDKSE, from the coding sequence TTGAAGTCGGGTAGAAATCCCGAAGGCTGGCGGTTGAAAACGCCAACAAAGAATATTGTGATCCGTAATTGCGAGATCCGTGACGGTCACCAGCTCCTTGCCGTTGGAAGTGAACTGTCGGGAGGGATTGAAAATATTTACGTAAACAATTGCACAGTACTGCCGAATGAGAAGCTCATGCATCTACTTTTCATCAAAACCAATGAACGAATGGGCGGTTACGTTAAAAACATTTATTTTTCAAAGATCAAAGCCCAAAACGTAAAGGAAGGTATACTTGGAATAGATACGGATGTGCTCTATCAATGGCGCAACCTGGTACCAACCAAAGTAAAAAAACTGACTCCAATAACGAATGTCTATCTTTCCCACATTAAAGCTGAAGTAGGTCAGTTTGTCTCGAAGATCAATGGTAATCCCGAACTTCCAATTCAGACCATACGATTGAAGGATGTACATCTTAAAAAAACGACATCAACTGCTATTCAAAATAAATACGTCAATGATTTTTCCTACACGAATAGTGATAAAAGTGAATAA